One genomic segment of Ignavibacteria bacterium includes these proteins:
- a CDS encoding DUF433 domain-containing protein has protein sequence MKTLDRITIEPDVMGGKPCIRGLRVTVGAIVGLVASGHTFDEILKAYPYLEKADIEQALAYAAWRVEEQEVPITTS, from the coding sequence ATGAAAACACTTGATCGAATTACTATAGAACCAGATGTAATGGGAGGAAAGCCCTGTATTCGCGGACTTAGAGTAACAGTTGGGGCTATTGTCGGTTTAGTTGCCAGCGGTCATACGTTTGATGAAATATTAAAAGCTTATCCGTACTTAGAAAAAGCTGATATAGAACAGGCGTTAGCATATGCCGCGTGGCGAGTTGAAGAACAAGAAGTACCAATAACAACTTCATGA
- a CDS encoding nucleotidyl transferase AbiEii/AbiGii toxin family protein — translation MQDLQSLEIFEIEVLELLNSVKVLDSLFFGGGTMLRLCHNLNRYSTDLDFWLNVNSDSKSIYLKMKEVLLANYRVLDSANKKYTLLFEFRSSKVTRNLKIEIRKEQKDFDWERKIAFSRFSNKQVIVKALSLQQMMANKTEAFLSRKLIRDCFDIEFLLMRGVEIISDKNRLELMLEIISNFKDRDFKVTLGSVLEEKDRNFYTENRLKFLQEEIKRKL, via the coding sequence ATGCAAGACTTACAGAGTTTAGAGATATTTGAAATAGAGGTTCTTGAACTGCTGAACAGCGTAAAGGTGCTCGACTCTCTTTTTTTCGGCGGTGGAACAATGCTGCGGCTGTGCCACAACTTAAATCGCTATTCAACGGATTTAGACTTTTGGCTGAATGTAAATTCGGATTCAAAATCAATCTATTTAAAAATGAAAGAGGTATTATTGGCTAATTACAGAGTTTTAGATTCAGCGAATAAAAAATATACTTTACTTTTTGAATTCCGCTCATCAAAGGTCACACGCAACTTAAAAATTGAAATCAGAAAAGAACAAAAGGACTTTGACTGGGAAAGGAAAATTGCATTCTCAAGATTTTCTAATAAGCAAGTTATTGTTAAGGCTTTGTCTCTGCAGCAAATGATGGCGAATAAAACCGAAGCATTCCTCTCGAGAAAATTAATTCGAGATTGTTTTGATATAGAGTTTCTTTTAATGCGCGGAGTTGAAATCATTTCAGATAAAAACAGACTTGAGCTGATGTTAGAAATTATAAGCAACTTTAAGGATAGAGATTTTAAGGTAACACTTGGCTCGGTACTGGAAGAAAAAGACAGAAATTTTTACACAGAAAATAGGCTCAAGTTCTTACAAGAGGAAATAAAAAGAAAGCTGTAA